Genomic DNA from Porites lutea chromosome 4, jaPorLute2.1, whole genome shotgun sequence:
ggcgtctccatacaaagctttataaatttgggtaaagcGTTTTCCCGAATATCTTGCATATCAACAACTGCATatacctgattcttggcaagcctttttgtaaatatttatcttctttcatttcccagattctagacttcctgtattaaaaggtttccatttttatttctgccctctcacgtgagtgaaaacggaGAATAGCATGAAATAGCAACCAAACTATACTGAACCtatttctttctctctttatcCTATGAAACTGGGTTAAAGGAGTGCTGGGATGAGCAGGTTTCTAGTGATACAATTGTACCCGCGGAGGGTTGGGGGAGGGGAACTATTTTCACTGCCATAATTTTCATCGTTGTtgcttactcatttggaatgacagaaaaataaagTATAATCGTACCGTCGACGAGGAACTTGTCGGCATAACTGTTGCTCCACTCCCCACTTCACCTGTCAGGACGTTGATTCTAGAACTTGAAGCACGTCTCGCTGAATGAATCCCGATCGTAGCACCTGATGGTTTAAAGTAAAAGCTCATGTAAATCCATCTATCGTAATGTATCGTCACTTCGGCATAATTTACCATACCTTGTCCATCTCAATTATCAGTGCCATTATTATTTCTATTGTCATTCTGATCACctttaatattataattatgataataataattactaatGTCATAAATGATACTGCTATTATTATTTAATCTTTAACTCTGTACTAAACCCAACTGAAAGTATAAGGACTCTGCAGTAACGCAAATATGATATTGGTTGCAGGATACTGTTTCTTATTTTCAGGAAGTCTGAAATAGCGCTTCCTAGTAGTGACCAAATGTGAGTTTCAGGATCTTCTAAGCTGCCAGTCAGAATATGGAGGCTTTCCTCGAGCAAGGCCGGGACACACTAATGGTCACGTTTCAATGGTATTCTATCATGTAACTGAGAATCTAGGTCATTTTGTCCTATTTCCTTGACACAAAAATTTCACGAGTTGCATTCCACGCGATATTGAGAAGAAACATTATCACACTCGAAGGGACTTACTCCTCCAAAGTACCCTCCCTTATCACGTCCGGTAACATAATTCATGTTTTATCGCAGTTGTGCTGCGTTGAAGCTGGGAGACAACATTTAAGAGCCACTAATTAGTGTACCACTCATAAAATGAGTTTGCTGGCAAGTATCAGTATCTGAAATATTTCAGGCTGCAatcgttttttaaaaagtaaagtccggacgcaacattgttggtcAACACCTTCCAACATCGTTGGATATCCACATGTTGCATTTGTTTGCACATCCTGTTGCATATGGTTGAGTGttgctgggagttgttgcgcaaagtttgaaactggtcAAAGTTTTGAGCCAACAAtttccaacatttcttttgctcCTTGATCACCGCAAAGTAGCACAATAATGTTGGGACCGTTTTTaaagctcttccaacattgttgtggACAGGCACGTGCATTACCGATGGTCTCCTTGGAGACAACAATGCAATAACTTCGCGTGATAGACCAACACGCTTCATAGGCCAacgttgttgggagttgttacaTCCGcatttgcacaccactgccaacactgACCCAACAGCTCCCAAATTTGCCGGCCCAAccatgttgggagttgttgcgtccgtttgcacgcagcttAATACTTGATAGtgctttttgcaacaaaaaagtggctataaaattcaaaagttgttGCACTAAGTAAGTGCACCAACAAGTGTAAAATTCGATGCTAGTTGCAAAAATATCCCTAGTGCGCGCTTCAGAGGTCTTTCGGCTGAATTCAGAATTAAGTGATTGATAAGTATAAGATGCTCACCAGTCAAATCTCCGATTGCTCCTAAAAGGAACCAATCCTGGCGTAGATTTCTAAAATTAGCAATACCCGGATCTAGCTCTCTCGTTATTCTATAAAACAATTacactcaaaattaaaaccgttACTTATTATATATCAAGTTCTTGCTTCGTCCAAAATTATTGAATTAGACTACGTTAAGTCAATGAGCCCTTGTCTGTAACCAACCGTTGGTTTGTACACGTTCGAAGCAAAACAATGGAGGAATAGTATATACGattgtttttttgcttgttgCTGTTTGTTTTAGACGTCGTAAAGAGTCGTATACCGGTATACAGCACCGTTACTGGTCTTAACATAATTCACCACTTACACTATCGACCGTACTAGGTCGTCACACCTGCTGAACTGTTCACACAATTCCTAACCTAATAAAAACATGACTCAAACCTGAACTATACAAAGGAGACATAagacaaaaaatatttgcattCTTTACACAATACACCAAATACCAACGCTTCTTCCTGAATTTTCGGGTTCTTTTGGCAACCCTTTACTTCCTGTAGCCGTCTACCAATATAATAAAGGCTAGTCATATGCAAAATCACAGCAGTCTTAAGAAATACCAATTTCCCTTAACCTTTGCGGTGAATTTTGCATATATTATTTGGTTAGGCTCTGGTGTTAAAGAGGTGTTGAGTAATGTTTCTCTAAAATATCATGTCCCAACAGCTAAATCGCCATGATTCTTTCAAGTGCTAAGAGTTTTCCCGGACAGCCTCCTAATCTTCTGCTTCATTTAAATATTGTGTTAAACACTTTTAATTAATAGTTTTAAAGATTATGATGTTAATCTCGATGTAATGGTGATGAGTTATAATGAGTTACCTGCAAGACACCACACTACCGTTAAATGTTTGGTTAGTGATTTCTACCGCAGATGGAGTCTATAAAGagtaacaaaaaagaataagaaTTAGTTCCGGTCAGTCTAATTGTATTTCTCTTAGCTGATGATTGCATTCTTTGGTTATGTTTCAATTTGGAGTATCAGACCCACCTTTATAAGCAACTCCTTGTGAATTACACACCAATTGATGTCGAACAGTTTATTCGAGGCTGTTTCTACGGTCTTTTACAGAGTTTACATATCTAACATCTAAGCTTCTAAATGTAGTTGTAGTATTGCATCGCGCGCTTTTATTGTCCAGACTCTGTTCACACTGATAATTTCTTCAGCATTTCTTGTTGGTGCTAATATGTTGCAGCTTATACATGCATCTATCTTTTCTTAGAGCCCTATAACTTTGCGTATATCCCTTATTTTATTTAGTGCTTTAAAAAGTAACTTAATTTGTATAATAAACTCGATTGCTAGTTGCACCCTCCATGTATTATTGTGTTGATTTGTTTATATTCTATTCTGCTGAGCTTTGCGATAGAGCGTTAGAAGTTAGAGAGAGGCCCATTCTTGAATGCCTTATTCTTCTTTGTAATATATGTTTTGAACAGTCATCTCTTTTCtctcaatttttaaaaatattacgAAAAAAGGTCACAACGACGTTTTGACCGTGCTTCGGTCATTATTGAGTTCACGTATGAACTTATTAAGTATATAATAAGTAGagtaaaggaaaaagaaaaacaaaggataaCAAAATATGTACCGTaagtatgatttttttaaaaggggaGCGTTTACAAAATTTTCGGGCTGACAGGGGCTCCACTGTTTGATCTTTAGGCCTTCAGTAACCCTGCCCTTTTGAAAAGACTGGGCCGTGCACAGTATTAGCCAACTTAGAGAATTTGATCAGGTTATTCTAGCGCAGGTGAGCAGGTTCTGAGTTAGAGTCATTTGAGGAATTTGAATGTTCATTGATTGACACTTTCCCATTTATTACGGTTTCGCCGATGttatttgtgaatttttttttctcacccaCCGTTTCAACAGACATTTGGAATcagtttcagtgcctaaatgtagtattaaataacaaaactggaccattatcaGTTTTGAAATTCGTTGATGCGAAACTTTGAACGGTGTCAAGAAAAAACTgcttttaatttactttaaaaataCTGTACTTACCATTGTAACTATGAAAAGAGTGCAGCATACTCTGAGGCATTTTAATGTCTTAATTAGTCTGAGTAAATATTTCGCGCATTCTTATAATCCGTTGGGAACGGAAAAAGGAAACGATTACAGTGCTTGTAATCACGGAGATACTGAGAGCAAAGAACAAGGGCGCCCGCCCTAATTTGGGGAAACACCTGTAAAAGGAGAACTGAAGACAAGGGAGTAAGAAACAGAGAGTCAACTATGATGTTTGGTAACATTCAGGAAGTCAACTCgccaataaaaacaacaattaactaACTTACCGGATCTGTTCTATCTGGCGTTGTTCTGCTTGTTGCATAATAATGGCCACTTAGTGAGGTATTGCTGGCGCAAATAAGTATGTCGGTATCGGCCTGTGGATAAAGGTGATAAAAATTCAGGTAAGGTTAAAAACTGCCAAATTTTAGCTAGTGGTTGGAAAATCTTAGCCGTTAGCGGGAGCCCAGGTGGACTGCAGCAGTCAGTGTTGAAAAAATGTTTACCGTAAGAAATTTCCTAGACACAAAATGCCATTCGCAGAGTGTCGAAATCGCTTGTAAAGACAATTTGTATCTCGATACTGGGGCTGATGGTCAACTCTTTCAGCATTTTTCCATCCGGGAACAGGAAAGGTCGTAGAGTCCCAGGGGCTAGAGACCTCCCGGACTTTGGAATTGTGTATCACAACAACTGAAATTCATTTTGATCATTTTAAACAACTAACTTTATTTAGATCGTAACGCGAAGGATGGCTAATTAGCCCTTAACTGTAAAAAGCTAACAGTCGATTAAGACCGGCACTTAGAGAACATTTTAATAAAAGCCAAATTCGCGTATGATTGCAATTATTTTTCTGCCTCACGATTCCACAGTTTGGTAACTTACCATTTGGTTATCATCGCTAAATCCCACTCCTGCCCAGTTTCCTCTGCCTCTTAGTTCGAAAACCACACTGTTATTACCAGAAGCTTGGTAAGTTACAAGGAACTGGCAATCTGCATCCGGGCAATTATCTGGAAACCTAAAGCTTCCCTGCTGCATAGCAGGAGCCGACTGAAAAGGGAGAGATTATACAGATGAGTACATTGTACCGTTTAAGGCCACAAGTGCGTTTAAGATGTCACTGCGGCGACGGCGTAGAGAGCGTGTAAAAGCATTAGGTTaagataagcaaaacaacaattctacCTGCTGTCACTGCACTAGCCTCCCACACAGGTgcttttaggggagctcgtctttcatcccttgaaaaacgagctcccctaaaaacgcctgcgtgggaggctatcaCTGCACGAGAACGACATGAGATGTCTTATCCTGCGTTTTATCGACAAGGTGAACATACAACgacaaatttctttttctctttttggaTCTTGCAATCATTATCAATGAAACGTACTTTGATAGAGGATCTGATTACACGAGAAGAGGGTTTGCTCGTTTTTCCAAGTTTCGGTACCTTAACACGGTGCTTCATGGGTAATGCGAAAGTTGATAACAGCGGGATAAAAGTCTTCTCGCCTATGCGAGCCAGCATCAGTGGGCCAGCTCAAGTAGTCATGCATTTTTGTTTGACTGGCCCATTGTAGGATGGTGCGGCTTGGTTGAAGGAGCTACGTCACGTTTTTTTGCTCTTACTATTAATGAAACCCAAGTATGGAAAAAGTGGCTGATAACTTATAACTAACTTATAATTTCAGCTAAACTATACcttaacaacaacagcaaccccGTTTAAATCCCAAAAGATCCTTTTTAAAGCCGGAGCACTGGGTTCAGATTTACTTTTAGCAAAAGGACATTAGGTACATCTTACCAATCCAGTAATAGAGCCCGGCCCACCCCAGTCACACAGCTTACTCCAGTTCTCTCACGCCCTCCCTGACATTTAAAGGGCTTTCCCACAAGCctcgcgaggttctgcgatacacgtatttctaatACTAACTTATAATTTCAGGTAAAACTTTGaccaggtctgcaaatatactccaaatagcacATGTtatccgtcgagttgtcttcttgctatgttttcAGACGATGGTTCTTcatgaaacgagtaaaatgttgcGCCGACTGttcatccattttttttttcacaaccaaaacaactcaacctcgtccccaggtcttttcggtaaacggtgcattaacctgcaactgtgctgcacttttgacgtcaccGGTTGATTAATcccaaaattcttccaaatttggccaACAGTATCTGGTTATGGTGAAGTATGCATTCTTTTAGCCAGTCAgaaacggggaaatattttgaatgaataataatgtataaAGATAATATGCAACTCACTGTGTTTGTATCAACTTGGGGAATGATTGTGGAGTTAGCTTGTGTTACCGCGACTTTTTGAGGAGAAGCTGCCCTATTGCTGTGCTGTTGTATACCAGAACCTGTTTTCAAGGAAACGGATAATTATGCAGATTCAGTTAGAGGAAGtgaaaaactaaaatttgaGATAAACAGTCTTAAGTAGAATATGTCAGTTGAAATGAATTATTATGACAACAATCAACCTTCTACCGAGCTTTCCATCATAAGTTcaatattataaataaattaacgGAACCTCTCTTTGAGAGGAGCAACGAACAGCCTATTTCATTCATGATTGACAGATAAACTGGAGCGAAGAAACGTGTCAACGGCAACAACAGGAAATAATTCTAACTTCTTATTTTTGAAGGCAGACAATGTGACATCATAAATACTGTATTGAGGGGTAATTATGTTAGGAAAACGTCCCACTATGAGGcagcaacaacagcaataacCTGAACGATAAAGATATAAAAAATGCAACAACAAACCTGTCACGTTTCCATAAGCAGCTAAAAGGAATACCTCTTGGTTAAgatctttaaaattttgtattGGTGGATTTGGATTAATATCCCTTGAAACCCTAAAAGAGACGGATTAACTTACGTTATAAGTGATTTCGTTAGATTTAgaatcatttatttttctttgcaatcGCTCCGGTAAATGAAGAAATACACCCAGGGAACAACCATATTACATGCCTGCATTTTATAGTGTTATTCTCGTCTGCTTGCTCGATAAATTGTACTGCTGCAGGTGTCTGGAAGAAAGACACATCGGAGTATAATAAAATCATAAGTTATAGGCAAACATATACTGCACAATTATGATGGAAGGTTCTGTCGCACTTGTTTGTAATAATCGCCCCACTTTAGATCCTGTGGCACTTCAGTGTAATAAACTTGGAATAGATGGCTGGAGGGCAAGTAGTCTTAATAAGAACTATCGTCAGGAGCCGATTATCTTGCTATCactattatcataattataataatataattaaattatagtaatataattattattattgttatgatACTTATAATAATGACGACGATGACGAcgttaataatgatgatgaacaGTATAACAATCGAATCCAACTGCTTTCTTGTTACTGAAAAACGTTGTTACGCTTTATTGATTATACTGCAGCAGAACAAGCATGGGATGTCAACACAACCCGTACAACCCATACAACTTCCAAACTCATCACTATGAAACCCTAACATAAAGCGAACAGTGCATCCTGAATCGATATTTCCAATCCAGGGACACCTCCACGTTTTAAATCAAGGATGCAAAATATGAGGCGGTTTTCCCAGTCATCTAACTCTTAAATTCTCTCTTGCTGAAATATATATATCactattttaattttccatttcttttcaaaacaaattaaccATTTCTGGTTAATAGGATCCCATGTATAAACTAAGTAGATGTGATTATGTGCTGTGAGAGCAAACGAGGTTGAGGAGAGAATGGAATAAGAAGGGATGACCACGCCCCATTTTATAGATAAATGAGTTGAATGTATTACTGGAGCAAACCTAAGACCCtgtttttatggagaaaaaggTCCTGGGTAGAAGGGTTGCTCATTCACCCAACTACCCTGGGTGAGTCTATTACCTTACAAAACGTGACGAACCGTTTACatcagaaaaaaaggttttctcgGCTATAAGGGTGACCCACCTAGCGGAGAGAGTGACCCTCTTCCCAGGATCACTTTCTTTGCATAAATAGGGCCTAGTTGGAAGTCACGccaaaaaaattgatatttttgtcTTCTGTATACTATGGATGAAGTTGACTTCCTTTCTCACTCGATCTTtgcaaaattaagaaaaactgcATACCACGAAATTAAGTTACATGATACTTACTGGATTTGTCCTTGGCGGTCTTGACCGGTTTGTTGCGTAATAATGACCACTAAGTGATTGATTATTGACACACATCAGAATGTCGGTATTTACCTATGTGATATATTTGTAAAACAGTTAATTCTTTGACTTGATGCCAGTTAAAGAGTGAGTGAGAGATTTTTGGGAATTTACTTATATAATAATATCTTAAATAAAATCACTGCATTCAACAGTATTGCTACTAcgaaatgtatatttttaaaacagattTTTGGCTTCCTTATCttgaaaaactgataaaaagtttatGAAGAAAACATGGCAGAAATAGCTAATTAATGTGGAATTAAAGACCGAAATGACCAGACTGGTCAGAGTGGACCACCCACAAAGCTGGTTCCGAATATTGCGGTCAGACCAAACCGAAAGTGCCGGAGTTTTGgcttgaatggaaagcgccccaagGGAGACGAAATGAATACAATTACGATGCGATTCCTTCGTTTCGTTATCCTTCTGTCCCAAAGGTACAAAGAAACTGCATAAGTGGCCACTAATTCTACTGCAAATGTTGATAAGGAAAATAGTCTTCGATGAAGAACTTTTCGAGAAAATTACACGAACCTTTTGTCCCATTTAAAATGGCTTCCTTTAAATAAATCGTAATAAGCTTTGTGCTTTGTTTCTCGCCAAAGAGACTTGTTTCCAGTTTGGTTCAAGTCACATTCTCAATTAGAGAAAATTGCCTTTGTCTTTTCGTGAATTAACCGCACTTTGGTACGTAAACATGGCGAAATTTCAAAGACATAGCTCTCTTAGTACTCATCAATTGACGTAAGTTGGAAAAGCACAGAGATGTACAATAAGGAGGTCTGCATGTATTCGCCATTAAAGAATCGAGAAGGAATCAAGGAAACTAGGCCGAGTAAACTGTGGCAAAGACTTCTGAGACTGTTACTAGagacagggaaaaaaattggccaataagGACGCTtccccagtaacaatcccagaatcAATTGCGAAacacatttcggctccagtccGCTTATGGTCTCCAAAGTGGCGAGTTCTCAGAGACAACCTACCATTAATTGGTCATCACTGAAACCGACTGCTATCCAGTCTCCTTTCCCACTCAGCTCGAACTCAACATGAGTTGAATTTGTGGCATTGTAGGTTATCAGAAAATTACAATTTTCGCTCGTTGTGCACGAGGCTGGCGATGCGTAACAACCTTTGGTTTCTCCACAGCCTTCCGTTGTAAACTAGGAATATAGCAGATTAATATAGATTTACAAAAAACGTTCGCTGCTAGAGATACAGTCATTTAATTAGTGACACATGCACCATcgaaagaaaaattaacataTGCAAAAAGCACACAAAATGAAGCAAGAACTACGAAATGAAACTCCTTCGGGAAGCGTATGATCACCATTGATTTCTAAAGAGACTAGGTGTGCTTGGTCACTTAAACTATAACAGTGCAACGCGTTGGCACAGGATTTGTATTCTGGAGGTCAGGCTGGATTTTGTAAAGGGCTCTAAAAGACATAGTGAACCGTAAAAAGATTATCGATCTAGACTTTGTATTTTCATCTAGATaaaattacacaaaattaaattcaagcGATAAATGATTATCATATGTGAGGTTCTTACTGTCAGCTAAGCTGTGGTATTTAGAGTAGATTATTTCGAAACAATTTCATTTGTCCATCACAGAGCATACAGCAGGTAGCTGTCATTAGCACTAGGGAGCCTATTAATACATTAGAGTTGATGAGCAGAAAAATACGAAACACCCTCCGACCTTATGTCATTAACATAACGAAATCGTGTTTACCAACCGTTAATGCACAAAGCTTGCTTGATAACAAAAGTAGCAGGATAGATGATAATAATTTCTGAAAAGACAAAATCAAGATGTTACAAATTAGTAAGTAAAACTATCTTGTCCCTCAGCCTTTTTTTCGTGTCATTATAAATTTCCTAAACTATACACTAAAGCACTTCTATTTAACATGTAGCAAATGAAATCTTGTACTTCGGCGATAACTGTTTTGTTGGGTAGACCCCTTTGTACGTATCCGTTGGAAAGAATTGTTTCAAAACCCTTTCATGTGCCTGATAATtgattaaaggggctgtgtcaaagctgttcagttcattttgttaataaacCCTATTACGCTTCCTTTAACTGGCTGTCAatgaaacttgagaaattacttgtgaatgatAAAATCACACTTTCGTGTCAAATAAATGTCTTctaagcattatatcaaacattgcaaacaacaaaaatgaactttgaaaaactattacgtgaacaagttttcaaaaaccacaattgcgaTCCGTTTCAATCtccttcaagtttgtccatgcGTGTCTCCTTTTGTATTTCTATGTTATCTATACCTTGTTTTCgtgttttgagcggttatttcTATGTTTCACTCAATCTGGTGGCGGTTCCCACAGCTTggattttgataaattttgtgacacagctcctttaaagttTGATTCTCTGCACGTTTGCAGAATTACGCTATGATGAATTGCCAGCAGAAGttatttatcatattttttaccGCGGAAGAGTGACGAgcaacaaaaaggaaaagagaaaagggAAGAGGCCTAGGACCGTTGATCGCAGGTCAGGCTCTAGCAGAAATCAAGATAATCGGTTTTTTATTGAGTCTGATACATGACAGATCACAAATTAGTTCAATTGCGCTAACATAGATGCAGTCAACTAATTGATCAAATATCAAGAAAGTCGTTTTCTCCCTCAAAAATCAGCACTGGATATCCACTTCAAGTTCACCGAATGTTTGGTCCAAATTCAATGACTGTTAAAAAGCATAGACCCAATGTTGGATCGGAGGTGATCTTTGAGTTGAATGTACTTCGATTCGAAtacttattttatttcaaaaaaagttttgttgCCATAGGCAAGAACTCATTAACAGAGGGCGATTTTATCATTCTtctgttttaaaattcatataATAGTTTCAGTCTAACCTGTAAATAGTGTTTTAGCTTTATAACCTCTATTATTAGACTTTTTGTCGCATGGCAAtgttttgtattgtattgtcttGCACTGCATTGAATTGCATTGTATGTGTTAATGTATtatttaaaaacagtttcaaCATATAAAGTAAACAAATCCTAAAATAGCTGTTGAATAGGCTATTTTCGAGTTCCAAATTATCTCGCTTTCCTAAAGGCTAAGcgtaaaacctttcttgtgaaaatgagatctagttgcatgagaataaataaattagtttCAAATAAATGGCTTcccacttagcctcgctttgaaacagaggcttggggcaactcgGGAATGGCTTGTTAAATACATTTGCGTTATTACGATCTATTTGTTAGTCTCTATACTATATAACTATGATGGAAGGTCTGTTTGCCTGTATTTATATCTATTTGTTAAATTATAAGAATTATCAGGGGTAAACTgatgaataaaaattattagCGCGTGTTCAGTCAAAGTATGACTCAAGAAATTTTGAGTAACAATAGCTCAcatttcgatatattaaaattctaacatgactccgaagTTTTCTGGTCATACTTCTATATttagtttggttttctttgtgctcaaatctcttctgggaattgtgagacaatggagtcgtgaaaaatttgcaattctaACCCTAACACCTCGGAGTCTGTAAGAATTTGAATATCGATACGTGAGCTACTAagtcaaaataaatttttcaccGAGTGTGTATCATCTGCCAAGTTATATCACTCGAGAGCATTTTATTATTTGAGTTTTTGCTAGTGAGCTGTAGCCAGCTAACATCGGTTTTATTGCCACATCATGACCACATGAACGGAAATAAATTCTgttgttaatttatttttccgGGTCCAAACAACGGCATCGCTACCAAATAGAGAAACGAAACTGGAGAAagcttgagaaaaaaaaacaatacttaGAGAAGTCTTTGCGTGACTTGAATGCAACTGGCTTTAAAGTATTAACGAGTAGATAAAACATTGACGCAAAAATTAGAATAACATTTTCCAACATAATTATAAAGATAACATCTACACACGAAAACCGTTTCAACAAGCGGTCGATAATATCTCACT
This window encodes:
- the LOC140934262 gene encoding DOMON domain-containing protein FRRS1L-like is translated as MVLASAKKLLSSILLLLLSSKLCALTFTTEGCGETKGCYASPASCTTSENCNFLITYNATNSTHVEFELSGKGDWIAVGFSDDQLMVNTDILMCVNNQSLSGHYYATNRSRPPRTNPTPAAVQFIEQADENNTIKCRVSRDINPNPPIQNFKDLNQEVFLLAAYGNVTGSGIQQHSNRAASPQKVAVTQANSTIIPQVDTNTSAPAMQQGSFRFPDNCPDADCQFLVTYQASGNNSVVFELRGRGNWAGVGFSDDNQMVSYQTVES